Proteins encoded by one window of Acidipropionibacterium virtanenii:
- a CDS encoding ABC transporter permease, with protein sequence MQHLVSDTSLGGPVEQAPEARSRAQRSALIRLIVSRILGAVFVLWAAVTLTFLAVHATPGDTVSLLLGQNRDDPVLRARTIARWGLDHPLWYQYLLYLVRIPTGDLGVSYTFSRPVTELLAESIGPTLQLAGAATVGAVIIAYLITLGTSTRLRRLRPVSQVIELVLLSAPAFWIGIVLLLVLSFKLGWFSIVDPNSPQALVLPALSLALPIGCYLAQILRDGADRAMEQPFALTSRSRGLSESRVYAGHALKHGTVPVITVLGLIIGSLIGGAVVVEQVFGRAGLGQIAVQAVNVKDVPLILGVTIVATAAFVIASTLVDVAALAIDPRLRAASTARS encoded by the coding sequence ATGCAGCATCTTGTCTCCGACACCTCTCTCGGCGGCCCCGTCGAGCAGGCCCCGGAAGCCCGTTCCAGGGCACAGCGCTCCGCCCTGATCCGCCTCATCGTCTCCCGGATCCTGGGCGCCGTCTTCGTCCTGTGGGCCGCGGTCACGCTGACCTTCCTGGCCGTCCACGCCACCCCGGGCGACACCGTCTCCCTGCTGCTCGGCCAGAACCGCGACGACCCGGTGCTGCGGGCCCGCACCATCGCGCGCTGGGGCCTCGACCACCCGTTGTGGTACCAGTACCTGCTCTACCTGGTGCGCATTCCCACCGGCGATCTCGGCGTCAGCTACACCTTCAGCCGCCCGGTCACCGAGCTGCTCGCCGAGTCCATCGGCCCCACCCTCCAACTGGCCGGGGCAGCCACCGTCGGCGCGGTGATCATCGCCTACCTCATCACCCTCGGCACATCGACCCGGCTGCGGCGCCTGCGGCCGGTCTCCCAGGTCATCGAACTCGTCCTGCTCTCGGCCCCGGCCTTCTGGATCGGGATCGTGCTGCTGCTGGTCCTCAGCTTCAAGCTCGGCTGGTTCTCCATCGTCGACCCGAACTCCCCGCAGGCCCTGGTGCTGCCCGCCCTGTCCCTGGCCCTTCCGATCGGCTGCTACCTGGCGCAGATCCTGCGCGACGGCGCCGACCGGGCCATGGAACAGCCTTTCGCCCTCACCTCGCGCTCCCGCGGTCTCTCGGAATCCCGCGTCTACGCCGGCCACGCCCTCAAGCACGGCACGGTCCCGGTGATCACCGTGCTGGGACTCATCATCGGCAGCCTCATCGGCGGCGCGGTGGTCGTCGAGCAGGTCTTCGGCCGCGCCGGCCTGGGCCAGATCGCCGTCCAGGCGGTCAACGTCAAGGACGTGCCCCTCATCCTCGGCGTCACCATCGTCGCCACCGCGGCCTTCGTCATCGCCTCCACCCTGGTCGACGTCGCCGCCCTGGCCATCGACCCGCGGCTGCGCGCCGCCTCAACCGCCAGGAGCTGA
- a CDS encoding ABC transporter permease → MAVLTLPVSARRPGTGRSNLTIVASGTVLGLAAVTAIVPNLLVRTDPLFADPTASLAAPSAAHWAGTDLQGRDVFSRIIHGARYSLSIGLGATALALAAGLLLGILAATAPRWADMVVSRAVDILAAFPEVLLALLFIALTGPGVTNLIVAIGIAGIPKYARLVRTQVLTTRQAGYVEQARTYGITGFRSLLRHVLPNALGSLPIIATIGLGEAIVSSAALSFLGLGPQPPNPEWGLMIAESRDYLRHAWWLGVFPGAAVTVVVIAATVLGRTLQARYERRSS, encoded by the coding sequence GTGGCCGTCCTCACACTTCCCGTCTCCGCCCGCCGCCCCGGCACCGGCCGCTCGAACCTCACCATCGTCGCCTCCGGCACCGTGCTGGGTCTGGCCGCCGTCACCGCGATCGTCCCGAACCTGCTCGTCCGGACCGACCCGCTGTTCGCCGACCCGACCGCCTCCCTGGCGGCTCCCTCGGCCGCCCACTGGGCCGGCACCGACCTGCAGGGCCGCGACGTCTTCTCCCGGATCATCCACGGGGCGCGCTACTCCCTGTCCATCGGGCTGGGGGCCACCGCACTGGCCCTGGCGGCCGGCCTGCTGCTCGGCATCCTCGCCGCCACCGCGCCCCGCTGGGCAGACATGGTCGTCAGCCGGGCCGTCGACATCCTCGCGGCCTTCCCGGAGGTGCTGCTGGCGCTGCTCTTCATCGCGCTGACCGGCCCCGGCGTCACCAATCTCATCGTGGCCATCGGCATCGCCGGCATTCCCAAGTACGCCCGGCTGGTGCGCACCCAGGTCCTCACCACCCGTCAGGCCGGCTACGTGGAACAGGCCCGCACCTACGGCATCACCGGGTTCCGCTCTCTGCTGCGTCACGTGCTGCCCAACGCGCTGGGCTCCCTGCCGATCATCGCCACCATCGGGCTGGGCGAGGCCATCGTCTCCTCGGCGGCGCTGAGCTTCCTGGGGCTGGGCCCCCAGCCCCCCAATCCCGAATGGGGGCTCATGATCGCCGAGTCCCGCGACTACCTGCGTCATGCCTGGTGGCTCGGGGTGTTCCCGGGAGCCGCCGTCACCGTCGTCGTCATCGCCGCCACCGTGCTGGGCCGCACCCTCCAGGCCCGTTACGAGAGAAGGTCGTCATGA